The Arabidopsis thaliana chromosome 5, partial sequence genomic interval GGGAAGTGAATATTGTAACGTATTTGTAACATGCATTAAACCCTCAAATTATTTAATGACCAAAGCCTAGTACCAATGATTTACTACACTAATATACTACTGTAGATGCGTTGAATTCTTTGTCAttgttataacaaaatgtgGAATTATTGAAAACGTAATggaggaaaatgaaaatgggTTTTGGCGGGGAGCGAAAGAAATGCATGTGGAGAAGACAATGTCACATGCGACATGTGAGAACGTTATGATGTTTGGTCTGAAACGGCGCCATTATGTGATTTATACATTGCATTTCCCTCTCACATTTACTCATCAACCCATTccattctttgtttttaaatttgaaatgtAAATATCAATAATCCTAATGAATCATAAAACTTGTCGATCATATTCAATGATCGACCTCATTGTATGGTGgccaaaaacaaaccaaaatgcATTTCAATTATCCTCTTCCTTCGGGGTTTCAATTTAAAGAAATAACAAGATCGTTGTGTTGCTTCATCTAACCCTTAAAGCTTCATTGCTCGGTTAATGGACTAATCGCTTTTGTTTCcatgtttgtttttatcttcttctttttttgtttttgccatAAGACCAATTCCATAGGTTATGCTCTTCAGTAAAACCTAAACAATTTCATTATCTTCAATGAGTGTATacaccccaaaaaaaaacctgaaatgtataaattgaattaaactGAAAATGTAAATCAATTGGCTTCATTcaataaaaactaaactaaactaaatttAGTAGAGTAACAGaacaaattaaagtttttcCAACTAGTTGAAACATGTGTAATCATATTTTATAGCATAAGTTGCATCATATCGAACCGAATTACATATGGTTTGAACTGGTTTTAGTCTCCATAAAACtgctaaaactaaaaccagaaaaagaatcaaaccGAACTAAACCGTAATTGAATTgccacccaaaaaaaaaaaaagatacacaTTTGTTAATCTCAGTCTCCTCTAAACACAAGGCGTAATCTCGTTATCCCTTAAACACAGCATTGATTAACTCTTTCAGATTCTTGCATCCGATTATCTCAATCTCTTTCAAACTCAACGCCTTAAGTGATTCCTCCACTGATTTAGGAACTACACATTTGTTAAACCCAAGCTTTGCCACTGTACTCACCCTTTTCTCCATTCTTGGTACCTGTACCATTATCCTTCAGTCATTTTCATCTAACTGCTAGATAACAATTAGCTGATTCTTTTATTGCTTACCGTGCGAACCTCTCCCCCAAGACCAATCTCGCCAATGAATGCTACACCGTGAGGAATTGGAAACTCCAAGAAACTGGATTTAGGCAATAAAAGAGCAGTGCTTCATTTGCTGCCAGCTAATAACTAAATAACGCAAATCTTGCAGATTCTATGAGACTTTTTAAGAGCACAAAGAAGTTAAGAACACTCACCTGCTACAAATAGCTGCTGCTATTGCAAGGTCACCAGCAGTCTCAGAAAGAGCCATTCCGTTAGCGACGTTCAGAAAAATCCCCTGAAGcaaacttttattattattaacagGACTGCGATCACTAGGACACTAAGTGACCATTCACATAGATAATGAAGATTGGAGTTTAATACGCTTCATATCATTTATAACAGCGCCACTATGTTACTAGAAGAACAAGATTCACATGTGGAGTAACATTGCTGACTTACATTTTCCTGAATTCTAAGACCAGCTTGCTTCATAAGAACCTGTCATATGATAAGGCAGAACATAACAAAACGATAACAGTTATCAAAAAGGGGCAGTACACAAACGTAATttgttattagaaaaaaaaaaaagaagataatattAGTAGTAGCACTCACTGCAATTATCATGTCAGCTCTGCTTGCTTGAACACCATTGACATGCCTTGAAACTGTTGAGCCAGGGGAACACAATGCCTacataataacaaaaaacaatgtttaaaCAAGAACTACAATAAATTGCTTCAATGTTCATAAGCACATATGAGGCAGCTAATGATGAGAGATCAGCATTGTCGCCTATTCAGAACCAACATAACAGCCATTGCAAGTCATGATTTTCATCATATTGACAATAGCGAAATTTATTAAGACTTTCAAAACACAGTTTCACTTATCGAGCCAGAGCCcttttacaattttttgaaatctGAAGCAGAATTATCCGGTCATCTACCTGAACTTCAATTAGGAAACTCCGAGATCCATCCATAACAACTGCTACAGCTAATCCAGCTAAAACATCTGAATCTGGGTTCTGTTGACTAAGATATATGCCACTTGGGTTTGAGACCACTTCAAGTCCTGAGTTTGCCATTTCAAAAACTCCAAGCTGACAAAGGAGATAGCCACAATTTATTCGATAATTTTCAACTCGAACTAGAAATAAGTGTACGGATAACACGCAAACTCAAACCACATAAAGAATAAAGGGAACAGAATCCACAGATATAAGAAGCTTGAACTAGCAAGTTCTCGATAAAACAGAAAGGAGGCAGTAAGGGAAATTACTAATCATGATCTAATCTGCAAAGGCATACTATCAAGGATTTGTATACATACTTCATCAGTCGACCCAAACCGATTCTTCACAGATCGAAGCAAGCGGTACGTTGATGACTCTTCACCCTGAAATTTGATGGAAAGTACATGTCAACTAATCATCTTCTGTTATATCTCCTAATAAATTAAGCTCATATATTGTTATCGTCTAGAAAAGAGGTtataaagttaataaaaaataacccGAAGTATTTAGTTAGAATTGCAAAGCCCCTTATATCATGATTGCATATCTAAAGACATCAGAAAGTTAAAAAGCACCTCCAAGTACAAGACAACATCTACTATGTGCTCCAAAACACGAGGTCCTGCAATATCGCCCGCTTTCGTAACATGTCCAACCTAAAACAGAAAGTGACGTGCATAAAAGATCTGATCCAGATCAAACACCAGATCCAGATATGGAAGGAAAAGGATGGTGCTTACTCACCAAGAAAACAGGGATATTAGATTTCTTAGCAAAACGCAACAGGGTTGATGTGCATTCTTTAACCTGCCACCATCAGAGATTTCCAAGAAAATAGCCGTTTCAGcagacaaaaagaaagttacGAGAAAAGCATATGCAAATAGAAAAGAGAATGCTGGAGCCTGGTCTTCATCTAACACATAAAAGTCTCCTTTTAAACATCATTAAAAAAGATGTGTGATTCTATGTAAAAAGGGAAGCAGCAAAAAGCATTATGGCATAACTTCCTGCTCATAgtaattagaagaaaatttaagTGAGAGACTAAGCAAATAGAGggtaaaaacttttaaacctGTGTGAGACCACCAGCACTTCCAGTCACATCTTTTAGGTAAACGGTTTGAATTGAGTCAATTATGAGAGCTCGAGGAGATAGTCGATGAGCTTTGTTTAGAATGTCCTGAAATAAATCATAACAAAACGATTTGCTTCAGGTAAATTTAAAGTTATGATACGCAAAGGCTTGGAATTTCACACAGTAGAGTTGGTGTCTGACACGTAAACATGAAGAAAATTAACTTGGAGATTAACAGTTATGCACAAAATAGGAATATACAGCTCATTGCTTAGGTGTTTAAAGAAGTTCTAAACTATGACTTCCGTTTGTTTAAGATAATAAGAATATTCATTCACATAAAAAAAGTATACCTGAAGATCCGAACTCGAAAACAGGTAGAGCTCTTCAGTTTGAATTCTCATCCTGTCAGCCCGACTTCCTATTTGCTCGACACTCTGCAGTGGgcaaaaaacagaagaatttCTGAAGAATGTGTAATCAAGTCAACAGAATGCGTGGGATGAGATCCTTAAGAACAAACTAAAATACGATATCTCTGCCATTAAATAGAAAACGCGAGAAGAAAACAGCCAACAATTTTGAAGTGCAGATGCGCAAAATAAAGCTCCTAACTAAAACTCAAGCTATGATTACTTTGTTGCGTCTTAAACATGTGCAAGTAAGCTCATTCAGACCATCTTAAGCAGCATagtttgaaaaagaaacagcCACGGAGCAATTACACAATCCACGAGTTTGATCAGAAACCCGACAAGAAGCagaaactttgagaaaaataGAACATGACTAGTACTAACCTCTTCACCAGAGATATACAAAACCGGTGCTGGTTCGGCCAACTCACTCCCCTCAGCAATTATAGATGCAATCTTCCATTTGAGAAAATAGGAGAGAATCAGTTAGCCTGTTGTGTGCATTGCAAACACCCAAACcacaaaaatttacaaatttgcAAAGGGAAGACAAATTATTCAAACACCATAAATCACATCTCCTAACCTGCAACAACAAAGTACTCTTGCCAATACCAGGATCACcaccaatcaaaatcagagaacctacaaaaaaacaacaccATAGTAAGTCAAGAGCGAAAGACTGagaattaaaatcataaagaCAGCATAAAACCTGGAGCAAGACCACCACCAAGTACTCTAGCAACTTCATTCCCAAAAAGTCCAGGCCTTAACATAATAAAATGcaatcatcaaaacaaacacataacaaaacaacaaatactCGAATCAATAAACACCACAAGAAGTGATATCTCATACAGTGAAattctccattgttgttgaGTAATGCCATGAATAACATCAGTCAATCGATGTGGCTGAACCGTAGCTTGCTCAGGTAACCAAGACAAACCCTTACCCTCCGTAAAACCCAAGCCAGTACCGttgccaccaccaccactagcACTTGACTCAGAACCTTCAGAAAAACGTTTCATAGTCCCAACCTTATGACAAGCACGACAACTCCCCCACCATTGCCCTTCCGAGTGACCACAGCTCTCACAAACCCAAACAGTTTTCGATTTCCCTTTCTTCGATTTGTTCATAACTACTTCCCCTGGATTCCATCGTGGAGGATTTGAACCTGATTTTCTCGATTTATCATCGGAGAATCCAATTTTGGTGTCTTTGTCTTCTCTGTTCGAATTCGCGTCCTGATTGGAGGAATGAAGGTCGAAAACGGAGGCGACGGGAGATGATGAGAGACGACGGAGACGAAGACGGAACCGGACCGGAGATATAGGAACCGTGACCGGATTGGAAGAtcggaggaggagaagagagtgGGCTCGAGTGTAGAAGCATCTGAAGCATCTCATGTCTGCgatcaacatcaacaacaaactcAAAAACCTTTCTCCACTGTTGCTGGTTAGGGTTCTGAGCTCCGAGGTTCGAAACCCGCCAATTTCACAAACACGACTTTGCCGCTCAGTCTTCTTCTGCGACTTCACATAAAAAGAAGTTCAACTTCAAAGTTAATAAGATTACTGAAATAGAGAATTTTATGTCATTGATACATTACTTTGGCTACTAATTTATGCTCAGAATTCTTTTATATAACGCTATAGTAATTATTTCTATGCGTTTCACCATTTGATGATCttgtttttgaaacaattttataGTTAGCTATCATTTCTAAAAGATCCTTACGAGCATGCAGCTGTGAGATTGTAACAACTAGACTGGTTTCTTTGCTCGGACCATGATCGACGTTTTCTGCATAAGAAATCGCTACAAGATTCtcgttatcttcttcctcatcactCAAATACTCTTTCTTATATGGAGCTCCATATCGAGTTCAGTTGCATGTCTTGCTCCAAGtccatttttcttcaaaagaacGCAAAGCACATTAGGGCACTACAACATATTTAATAAACTTGccagaaataaaataaaaaagtttacaaagcTTTTCTAACCAAAATTCATTAACCTTTTTAGGAATAGTCTTTTGCGCTAGTACTTTGTTTTCAAGTCTGTATTCATGCATGACTCAATCAGTCGATCTTCTCGCCTTACTATTGTTGCCGAACTTTTTTCTTGGACAGAAGAAGCACCATTTAAGATCTCCAGTCCTTAGGATAAGCCTCTCATTTACGATATGATATCTTATCCTCGTATAATTACAGTTACAAACTTACAAACAACAGTAATTACGATATGCCTCTCATTTACGATATGATATCTTAATactttaatagaaaaatatgttaagaaaatgatatcttactttcaaaataattacGATATGAGTTTTGACTagttacaaaaataacaatagTATATTATTAATAGGTTTTTTGCTTCCAGCCATGAATTGTTCGGGCCGCTCTGATTGTATCATGTTATTATGGAACtcatataaatatgtatatagcGACACTAGATTTGTGACAGGTAATTATGGATTCATTTGCGTTAGATGGAACCACAAGGTCCACAAATTAGATGAGAATTGTTTTCTAGTGAGACTGACTTAACAATTTGTTCTCAAAACAACTATCCAATAccaatttaaatatattttcttgcaTAATGCTAAAGATATGTtgtgtaaaatataatatatatttttatattaataaatagataaatagGATGGTCATGTAAAAGTAATGATTTATTACATTTAATAGAAATAATGTCACATGTAAAAGATCTAACcacaaatccaaataaaaatcaaaattttgttggcatttgttttttttacaggaTACATTAATTAACTCGACTTTTGgctattttataattaaaaaaaaatctatggGCTTTTAAGAGATTATTAATACTACTATACGAGATGTGATCAATTTacacactatatatatagtcatgccttaccaaatcaaagaacaaaacatttcTTACTTCTTTGAGAGAAGAATTACTATGATCTCATCATCACATTTCGCTATCTTTTGCATCATCCTCGTTTCATTGTTTGCTCTTCAACAATGTATGTTTTGTACATATAGCTTATTCATCAACATATATACCACAATTGTTGTTAAAatatctataatttttttgtagatgAAATTGGAAACATGGAAGAGAATCTGAACGCCAGCAAAATAGTTGTATATCTATCACCGTGTGTTAGAAAACGTTGTAGCTTTAGCTTATTCAAGAACTGTCATTGCTGCAGAGGGAAGTATCACTTTTGTTCAAAGAACATAAAAGTATGCGAGAAGGAGTGTCTTAGACTTAACCCACCGCGACCTCTGCCATAGATATGGAAAACTTGCAAATGAGTTTAAAAAGAATTGATAAATctcttttcaagaaaaaaaaaaagaattcataAATCTTATTGTTTTCGtctttttgatttaaaataataaatatgaatcGTGTAGCTATCTATTTCGCTTTcttttatcataaaaaaaatatgtgattccaataaatatatatatatatatatacaatcgTATGTAACTCAAAATAACTTCTAAAGGTCTACGACAAAATTACAACAATTAGAAATACCTAAACTATAACAGAATAAGAAATTAGgaataatatgaatatatggCTCCAACAGTTACTATTCCCAAATTTTTGGTTGGTTAAGGAAAACGTGAAATTCTacggtttttggttttttcgaatattagtttgattttctgtcgatatttttcaatcaaaaacagaatcaCAACACTCTAAAAAGGGCCAACAGAAAACtatacaatatatttattaagtaaaaaaattttatacatatatatatatatatatatatatatatatttttttttttttttttgtcaaccacacaatgattaaatattttatattcttatgttattaaatatataattaggatgtttattttaaagtaaaaatttattacatttaataaaaatgacaCATGCATGCAAAAGATCTAATAACAActacaaataaatatcaaatttcgTTTTgtcgtttttttctttatatgtaGGATTTACACTAATTTAGTTGACATTTGGTTGATTGATTATCAAACAAATCTAACAAGTTTTATGAGATTAACAATGGTTAATTACATACtaatttccatatatatagtCGTACCTTACcaaatgaaacaacaaaaaaagaaaattaagagaaGAATCACTAcaatgtcatcatcatcatcacatttcACTATCTTTTGCATCATCTTTCTCGGAAGCTTGGCACGGCACTGCCTTAGATCAATGAGCGGCTACATAGCACAAGACTTCCCGAACTGATTCTATGCCTTAGCTTCCACGTCTCATTTAGAATATCTGAGCTGTTAGGTCGCTTCAGATACTCCGCTACATCTatctttagtgtttttgtGGGCATCACAGGCTTCGTGACCGAGTCATATGGGCTCCAGCTTCCTCTGCTACTTATGGTACCAATGCTCGTCCCTCGCCCACTCGATGCATCCTATCAGCATACATTCATGTCAGAGAAACTTTCTACGAGTCATCTATCTAACCGGCTATAGTTTTAGACCCGTAAGGAGTACGGTCAGTGCAAAAAGTATTGTTACCTGAGTTGTATCCGACTCCCAGAcaagagattttgaatttgggGTGTGCGGCGACTTGATAAGGCATGCCACTGCAGCAGACACGTCTGGAGTTTCCCATTGCAACCAAGGGAGCATAACACCGTCCATTTCAACAGAAGTACTCTTAAGAGCACTGGTGCTTTGAGAGCTTTGTGTTTTTATCATTCCAAAACTTGAACTACTTTCGCTCCTCTCATCCTCCAGTGATGAAAAGTCTGTGTCTTCTATGTTTGAAATGAATTCGTCGATGAATTGCTCTGCTTCATCTGTCAAACACATGGACATCCTCCTGCTCCGGTCCTTGCTCCTCtgtcaaaataaaagaatgtaattttatctttttatgcAAAGAATAAACCAGAAGAGGAAACATATGCTGTTCTGAGAGTTGTAATACTCACCTTTCGCGTCCGCAATGGCTTTTCCTCAGCTTCAGAGCTATTTTCAGTGAGTATTTCTTTCAAGTTCACAGAGAGCTCTCTACCACGCTGCTCCTCCAACATAATCTCAGCCAGCAACTCTCGCTTGCGCTCCTCAGACTGCCAATTTAAGGGGAAACGAAGTGTTGTATATTTGGTCAATTCTTCAATGAAAGAACCTAGCAAATAGACGCAAAGAGAAGTTGTACCTCTTGCAATTTTGTTGCATAACCTTTCGTAGATGTGGAGACACCACGGTTATCATCAAGAGATTTCCGCTGGGAACCATAACCAGAGTTCCCCAAagattctcttttctttggtgttgCCTGTATTGACGTTGTTCATTAAAGcaacaataataatacatCAATTAACAGTTGTAGGATATTGTTCTACTTTAGTCATCATCTCTAATAAACCATTCTAAAATCTTATTCATATAGATTCCCTCAGTTAAATGAAACATCCAGAAAGATCTGCCCTTTTTATAGGACTAGGTTGGTTTCAAGCAGAGAGTGGACACTCATATAATTAAGTTAATATAGTTctgagaaaaataaagaaataatcgTTGGTTGAAACCACAAACCTTATTTTGGGCATATACTGTTCGAATTATCCTCTCAGTTCCATGCTTGCTGGAGCTGGAATCCTTTCCTTCATCATCTGTGACTGCAGAAGACTGGCTCTGTAACATTCCAAACAATTTTTCTCCAATTAGTAACAAGAATTATAACATTTCCAGCGTATGGAGGTAcaccaaatatatatcatacacAAAAAGATTAACGAATCCCCTAAACAGAAACACAAACACGCACAACAAAAcgatttttaaacaaaaaaag includes:
- a CDS encoding DNA repair protein RadA-like protein yields the protein MLSQKKTERQSRVCEIGGFRTSELRTLTSNSGERFLSLLLMLIADMRCFRCFYTRAHSLLLLRSSNPVTVPISPVRFRLRLRRLSSSPVASVFDLHSSNQDANSNREDKDTKIGFSDDKSRKSGSNPPRWNPGEVVMNKSKKGKSKTVWVCESCGHSEGQWWGSCRACHKVGTMKRFSEGSESSASGGGGNGTGLGFTEGKGLSWLPEQATVQPHRLTDVIHGITQQQWRISLPGLFGNEVARVLGGGLAPGSLILIGGDPGIGKSTLLLQIASIIAEGSELAEPAPVLYISGEESVEQIGSRADRMRIQTEELYLFSSSDLQDILNKAHRLSPRALIIDSIQTVYLKDVTGSAGGLTQVKECTSTLLRFAKKSNIPVFLVGHVTKAGDIAGPRVLEHIVDVVLYLEGEESSTYRLLRSVKNRFGSTDELGVFEMANSGLEVVSNPSGIYLSQQNPDSDVLAGLAVAVVMDGSRSFLIEVQALCSPGSTVSRHVNGVQASRADMIIAVLMKQAGLRIQENGIFLNVANGMALSETAGDLAIAAAICSSFLEFPIPHGVAFIGEIGLGGEVRTVPRMEKRVSTVAKLGFNKCVVPKSVEESLKALSLKEIEIIGCKNLKELINAVFKG
- a CDS encoding uncharacterized protein (unknown protein; FUNCTIONS IN: molecular_function unknown; INVOLVED IN: response to oxidative stress; LOCATED IN: chloroplast; EXPRESSED IN: 22 plant structures; EXPRESSED DURING: 13 growth stages; Has 1807 Blast hits to 1807 proteins in 277 species: Archae - 0; Bacteria - 0; Metazoa - 736; Fungi - 347; Plants - 385; Viruses - 0; Other Eukaryotes - 339 (source: NCBI BLink).), with product MATSAFNSTMKRTTSLAKSSESGDDSSYSTRRSASRRHRSLSRFSHRMPDPDIEVTPMRKGKFVNTVRGSGFGEISLDDLAVEFFESFSGESEISSGERGRSGLRNSGGGTGGEVTNSQRRGRSVSRVGSGGGNGGLRRLDADTESSRRRRSLSRQPASNNRGGSSKVDSVSNNSSRRRSVSRQPNERVKVENSGGVIEGDRENANSRRRRSLSVVRRRIENSESDVDQVQYSSSSRDVKSFMSGKSQNSGSQKSAASDNRQGLRRSFSQNPIKYHDGYSSQSSAVTDDEGKDSSSSKHGTERIIRTVYAQNKATPKKRESLGNSGYGSQRKSLDDNRGVSTSTKGYATKLQESEERKRELLAEIMLEEQRGRELSVNLKEILTENSSEAEEKPLRTRKRSKDRSRRMSMCLTDEAEQFIDEFISNIEDTDFSSLEDERSESSSSFGMIKTQSSQSTSALKSTSVEMDGVMLPWLQWETPDVSAAVACLIKSPHTPNSKSLVWESDTTQDASSGRGTSIGTISSRGSWSPYDSVTKPVMPTKTLKIDVAEYLKRPNSSDILNETWKLRHRISSGSLVLCSRSLI
- a CDS encoding maternally expressed family protein (Maternally expressed gene (MEG) family protein; LOCATED IN: endomembrane system; BEST Arabidopsis thaliana protein match is: Maternally expressed gene (MEG) family protein (TAIR:AT1G10747.1); Has 16 Blast hits to 16 proteins in 2 species: Archae - 0; Bacteria - 0; Metazoa - 0; Fungi - 0; Plants - 16; Viruses - 0; Other Eukaryotes - 0 (source: NCBI BLink).); its protein translation is MISSSHFAIFCIILVSLFALQQYEIGNMEENLNASKIVVYLSPCVRKRCSFSLFKNCHCCRGKYHFCSKNIKVCEKECLRLNPPRPLP
- a CDS encoding DNA repair protein RadA-like protein gives rise to the protein MLIADMRCFRCFYTRAHSLLLLRSSNPVTVPISPVRFRLRLRRLSSSPVASVFDLHSSNQDANSNREDKDTKIGFSDDKSRKSGSNPPRWNPGEVVMNKSKKGKSKTVWVCESCGHSEGQWWGSCRACHKVGTMKRFSEGSESSASGGGGNGTGLGFTEGKGLSWLPEQATVQPHRLTDVIHGITQQQWRISLPGLFGNEVARVLGGGLAPGSLILIGGDPGIGKSTLLLQIASIIAEGSELAEPAPVLYISGEESVEQIGSRADRMRIQTEELYLFSSSDLQDILNKAHRLSPRALIIDSIQTVYLKDVTGSAGGLTQVKECTSTLLRFAKKSNIPVFLVGHVTKAGDIAGPRVLEHIVDVVLYLEGEESSTYRLLRSVKNRFGSTDELGVFEMANSGLEVVSNPSGIYLSQQNPDSDVLAGLAVAVVMDGSRSFLIEVQALCSPGSTVSRHVNGVQASRADMIIAVLMKQAGLRIQENGIFLNVANGMALSETAGDLAIAAAICSSFLEFPIPHGVAFIGEIGLGGEVRTVPRMEKRVSTVAKLGFNKCVVPKSVEESLKALSLKEIEIIGCKNLKELINAVFKG